The genomic interval TGGTCGTGGCGGTACTCGGTCCCGTACATGTCCAGCCACCGGCGGTGTTCTTCTCCGAGCTCGGCGCCGGTGGTCGATGTGTAGAACTGCTGCCGTGGGAACGCCGAGATGTGTGAGTGCATCCGGTGCTGGAACGTCAACGACACCAGCCTCTGGGCCAGCGCGTCGGGCGGTAGGCCATCAGTCAGTGCCACGCCTTGATCCCACCCAGGCAGGCGCTCGAAGCCCGTCTGAAGCAGCTCGAGAATCGACGGCATTGCGACGCGTCGCATCGTGCCGAGCTCGCGCTCCAGCGCCTCACGCGGACTCTCGAAGTCTCCGTTCTCCCGGTTCTTCCGGGGTCTCGACTTCCGCCACTCGAACCAGGACGTGTCGAGCGTCACGGGAAGCAGTCCGCCGACCTCCTCGACGTACCGCCGCTTCTCGGCGGCGTTCTGCCGAAGCTCGTAGGACCGCACCAAGCGCCAAGCGACCTCCGACGCCCAGTCCACATCTTCGGACAGGTCGACGTACCGCTTCTGCTTGCGCTCCGACACCACGACGGCTCGGCGCGCAGCCCGCCAATCGAGCAGCGCAGGCACATCACCGCCCTCGACAAGGAGGTCCGCAGGCAAGCGGTGCTCGAAGCTCTGGATCGCCGAGGCCGACCCCATGACGAGGTCCGCGTAAAGAAGCTCGGGGACTGCGCGCGACACGCCCCGGAGCGTCGCCGCCTGCACGCCATCGAGGACGACGAAGCGAGCATCCCGGGCTGAGGCTTCGGCGCTGGCGATCTCGGCCTCGCCCTCCCCAAGCGCCAGTAGACTGCGCACCTGGCGCGGACCATTGAGGGACGCGGTGAACGCGTGTGCCGCAGCCCGCGCGTTGGTCGGCGGAACTAGCCCCCGGATGTTCTCGGAGAGGTCCACCTCCTCGACGTAGGGGGACAGCTGCTTGATGTCGCCCACGACAACCCATCGGCGAGCGTGCAGGGCCGGGACGAGGAACTCGCTGAAGGTCGTCTTGCTGGCTTCGTCGAGGATCATCACGTCGAACGGCTCGAAGCCGTCGCCACCTCGGTTCGCCTGCTTGATCGCCGGGTGCTGCAGGATCCCGATCGTCGTACCGCAGATGAGGTTCGACGAGTCGAGGATGAGCCGCATGAGCGGCGACTCCATCTCCTTGCCAGCCTTCCCGAGTGCTTCCTTCAGCATCCGCCGAGCCGCCGCGCCTTCGGGGGACACGTCGCCGGGCGAGTCGAAGAAGTCGCCGAGCTCGTCCCGCCAGGTCTGACGAATCCGCTTCAGCGTGAAGGGCACGATCGCGTCCGACGTAACGCGGTCTTCCTCGCCGACCCGCACGGGCAACACCAGCTTCTGCTCGTCAGTCAGCCCGTCCTGCCAGGCGATCAGCCGCTCCAGCACGTTGTCCACCGCGACGTGCGTCGATGCGACGAGCAGGACCCGCTTCTCCTGCTGGAGCAGCTGGACGATGAGTTCACAGATGGCGGTGGTTTTCCCAGAACCGGGTGGACCTTCCAGGACCGCGAAGTCCTGGGTGCCGAGGGCGATGGCCACGAAGCGGCGTTGTTCGTCGGTTCCATCGCGCAGGCCGCCATCTTGTCCCCGCTTCAGGAAGTGCCAGGCATCTTCATCGAGCGGGGCCGGCTCGACATCCGGCCACTGTGCATGCGTCGAGACCAACCGGATGAGCGGTGCCAGCCGCGGGCTCGGGGCGTTGTCCAGGTCGCGGAGTGCATAGATCTGCCGCTCCAGGGTGTAGGTGTTGGGCCGCAACCAGATGAGGTCCCCATGGGGCTTCGCGGCCGTGGGCGGTGGGGGCTCGTCCTCGAGGTCGGCCGGTCGGTACGATTCGGGCAGCCGGTCGAGGAGGAGCGCTCGTCCTTCTCGGTCGTAGTCCAGCCGCACCACCTCAGCATTCCGGCCGCAGCGCGGGTCCTCGTGAACGCTCTTTGCGTCGAGAAAGGCGTCGAAGGTGTCGTCGGGCTCCTCGGGCTGCCACGGCGGCGGCTCGAGCACGACCCAAACGCCCGCAGGCTTCTGGCGGACGTGCCGATCGCGCCGCTTCGAGGACCGGCGAGCCTTCCGCGCCTGCTGATCCCACCTCTCGTCGAGTCGGGTCTGGAACTCTCGGGCTTCTGCCTTGGTTGCCGCTCGCCAGGTCAGCACGGGCTTGCGCGCCTGGGCGGCGGTCTTCGCGGTCCACAGGAAGTCGCTGTAGGGTCGGAGCTGGGCTCCGACCTGCTTCATCGTGACGTCCCACCGCCCAACACCGGGCAGCGACATGTAGAAGAGACGGGCCATCTGTGCTCCTTCGCGTGAATCTCACGACCT from Sandaracinaceae bacterium carries:
- a CDS encoding AAA family ATPase, with protein sequence MARLFYMSLPGVGRWDVTMKQVGAQLRPYSDFLWTAKTAAQARKPVLTWRAATKAEAREFQTRLDERWDQQARKARRSSKRRDRHVRQKPAGVWVVLEPPPWQPEEPDDTFDAFLDAKSVHEDPRCGRNAEVVRLDYDREGRALLLDRLPESYRPADLEDEPPPPTAAKPHGDLIWLRPNTYTLERQIYALRDLDNAPSPRLAPLIRLVSTHAQWPDVEPAPLDEDAWHFLKRGQDGGLRDGTDEQRRFVAIALGTQDFAVLEGPPGSGKTTAICELIVQLLQQEKRVLLVASTHVAVDNVLERLIAWQDGLTDEQKLVLPVRVGEEDRVTSDAIVPFTLKRIRQTWRDELGDFFDSPGDVSPEGAAARRMLKEALGKAGKEMESPLMRLILDSSNLICGTTIGILQHPAIKQANRGGDGFEPFDVMILDEASKTTFSEFLVPALHARRWVVVGDIKQLSPYVEEVDLSENIRGLVPPTNARAAAHAFTASLNGPRQVRSLLALGEGEAEIASAEASARDARFVVLDGVQAATLRGVSRAVPELLYADLVMGSASAIQSFEHRLPADLLVEGGDVPALLDWRAARRAVVVSERKQKRYVDLSEDVDWASEVAWRLVRSYELRQNAAEKRRYVEEVGGLLPVTLDTSWFEWRKSRPRKNRENGDFESPREALERELGTMRRVAMPSILELLQTGFERLPGWDQGVALTDGLPPDALAQRLVSLTFQHRMHSHISAFPRQQFYTSTTGAELGEEHRRWLDMYGTEYRHDQDFVLSPVILGPLERARKAFREQQTAALLRDAAGLDAARSWTYNRYARRALWLEVDPGRRRSGRKNSSLAEARKVLEELRAFVDWAAANPRRDEHGAPKPWEVAVLTFYRGQEALLRDDLKRESGQFGNTRNFRLPKGAATPAVTVTLCTVDRFQGHEADLVLLSFVKSGSVGFLNSPNRLNVALTRARYQLVLVGHRSYFASDRCRSPLLRSLADSKFYHGDIGWEVEA